One window from the genome of Enterobacter asburiae encodes:
- a CDS encoding RecE family exodeoxyribonuclease, whose translation MEFFYVVKATQKSGKEDAVIWFTAKSEARANLQLDVELEEAGIETGRGKDYAKPVRTDFPVYNDLPEESTVDYTWCKSYELQDDGRTWLPKAAAESTEAVDNIAAPEPTVKVETIVESVPLENRTPAVRFAVHLTSDKYQSHITKEQQLAASEMSLDEGNTYLQNLLMAKSDIPEVAELSLNAEWKLVQAIKQVFAPDEAHETEIIAAFMADWARADAGDRNQLVEEWRSGKLILLKSDIASEIGVTTGQDPEPENGLQIDENDDETTRYPVVRMPFRKQLLAQFTANELRHHLTREEYEAISALEMDTDNSYVQNLLLAAENCEEVKGYDTKDLWRYTDAIRKVFSQEKRHELALVLRFTRIWAATDYIDRGILVREWAAGNRISNVQRTDSGTNADGGYVTDRGEGAHHTLDTLDLEIACALLPMDFHHFEIPSSVLRRAKEIVAKKEEPWKSWSAILRHQPGVLAVNRAAIFNLIRIAPENIHHTPATHLEFVNKTMTAEFNSAVELLPLSTPAVETEAPVEQPQVENLGSGMFSIDGLMGGNNNPGINTTSNEVEQTENAAETTNDVQMETAKPEKDEDVGSIPPGESTDAANTQTDSIAPEEQQSEPVIEYPAYFEPGRYEGLPNDVYHAANGISSTQVKDARVSLMYFNARHVAKTIPRTASKVLDMGNLVHALALQPENLEAEFSVEPEIPEGAFTTTATLREFIDVYNASLPALLSADEIKALLEEHNASLPAPVPLGASLEETAQSYMALPAEYQRIEEGQKQTATAMKACIKEYNATLPSPVKTSGSRDALLEQLAIINPDLVAQEAQKPTPLKVSGSKADMFQAVKSVKPDAIFADELLDAWRDNPGEKILVTRQQLATARVIQSALLAHPTAGMLLTHPSRAVEVSYFGFDDETGLEVRVRPDLEIELDGVRIGADLKTISMWNVKQESLRARLHREIIDRDYHLSAAMYCETAALDQFFWIFVNKDENYHWIAIIEASTELLELGMLEYRKTMRAIATGFDTGEWPAPITTDYTDELNDFDLRRLEALRAQA comes from the coding sequence ATGGAATTTTTCTATGTAGTGAAGGCTACGCAGAAATCCGGCAAAGAAGACGCAGTGATTTGGTTCACTGCGAAATCTGAAGCCCGTGCAAACCTGCAGCTCGATGTTGAGCTGGAAGAAGCAGGTATTGAAACCGGACGCGGTAAAGATTACGCCAAACCTGTTCGCACCGATTTCCCGGTCTACAACGACCTCCCGGAAGAAAGCACCGTGGATTACACCTGGTGCAAAAGCTACGAACTCCAGGACGATGGACGCACCTGGCTACCAAAGGCTGCCGCTGAGTCTACTGAAGCCGTTGACAACATTGCCGCACCGGAACCGACCGTTAAAGTCGAAACTATCGTCGAGAGTGTCCCGCTTGAAAACCGCACTCCAGCGGTTCGTTTTGCCGTCCACCTGACCAGCGACAAATACCAGTCACACATCACTAAAGAGCAGCAGCTGGCTGCCAGCGAAATGTCACTGGATGAAGGCAACACCTATCTCCAGAACCTGCTGATGGCGAAGAGCGACATCCCTGAAGTTGCCGAACTCAGCCTGAACGCTGAGTGGAAACTGGTTCAGGCGATTAAGCAGGTATTCGCGCCAGATGAAGCGCACGAAACTGAAATTATCGCTGCATTCATGGCTGACTGGGCGAGAGCAGATGCCGGCGACCGCAATCAGTTAGTTGAAGAGTGGAGAAGCGGAAAGCTTATTCTTCTTAAATCAGATATCGCCAGCGAGATCGGTGTTACAACCGGTCAGGATCCAGAACCTGAAAACGGTCTTCAGATTGACGAGAATGATGACGAAACCACTCGTTATCCAGTCGTGCGTATGCCGTTCCGGAAGCAGCTACTCGCCCAGTTCACCGCCAATGAACTGCGTCACCACTTAACCCGCGAAGAGTACGAAGCTATCAGCGCGCTGGAGATGGACACTGACAACAGCTATGTCCAGAACCTGCTGCTGGCGGCAGAAAACTGCGAAGAGGTGAAGGGTTACGATACCAAAGACCTTTGGCGCTATACCGACGCCATTCGAAAGGTGTTCAGCCAGGAGAAGCGCCACGAACTCGCTTTGGTTCTCCGTTTTACCCGAATCTGGGCGGCGACTGATTATATTGACCGCGGCATTCTCGTTCGCGAATGGGCTGCAGGTAATCGCATCAGTAATGTTCAGCGTACTGATTCTGGTACCAATGCAGACGGTGGCTATGTGACGGATCGCGGCGAAGGCGCGCACCACACTCTGGACACTCTCGATCTTGAGATCGCCTGTGCCCTGCTGCCTATGGATTTCCATCACTTTGAAATCCCCTCAAGCGTTTTACGTCGCGCCAAAGAAATCGTGGCGAAGAAAGAAGAACCATGGAAATCATGGAGCGCCATCCTGCGTCATCAGCCCGGCGTACTGGCGGTGAACCGTGCGGCAATCTTCAATCTGATCCGCATCGCACCAGAAAACATTCATCACACGCCAGCGACTCATCTTGAGTTTGTGAATAAAACCATGACGGCTGAGTTTAACTCTGCTGTGGAGTTGCTGCCGCTGTCTACTCCGGCTGTTGAGACCGAAGCACCAGTTGAACAACCGCAGGTTGAAAATCTCGGCAGCGGCATGTTCTCCATCGATGGCCTGATGGGTGGAAATAACAATCCGGGCATCAATACCACCTCAAATGAAGTCGAACAAACGGAAAACGCAGCGGAGACCACCAACGATGTGCAGATGGAAACGGCTAAGCCAGAAAAAGACGAAGATGTTGGTTCGATACCACCAGGCGAAAGCACTGATGCAGCTAATACGCAGACAGATTCCATAGCGCCGGAAGAGCAGCAGTCAGAACCCGTAATCGAATACCCGGCTTACTTCGAGCCTGGCCGCTACGAAGGTCTGCCGAATGATGTTTATCACGCAGCAAACGGTATTAGCTCAACCCAGGTAAAAGATGCCCGCGTCAGCCTGATGTACTTCAACGCGCGCCATGTGGCTAAAACTATCCCACGTACAGCATCCAAAGTGCTGGATATGGGAAATCTGGTGCACGCCCTTGCACTGCAGCCGGAAAACCTCGAAGCAGAGTTCAGCGTAGAACCTGAGATCCCGGAGGGAGCTTTCACCACCACCGCAACTCTGCGTGAGTTCATCGACGTGTACAACGCCAGCCTGCCGGCGCTGCTAAGCGCTGACGAGATTAAAGCGTTGCTTGAAGAACATAACGCGTCCCTTCCCGCTCCAGTGCCGCTTGGCGCAAGCCTGGAAGAAACGGCTCAAAGCTATATGGCTCTCCCTGCTGAGTACCAGCGTATTGAAGAAGGCCAGAAGCAAACGGCAACGGCAATGAAGGCATGTATCAAAGAGTACAACGCCACTCTGCCGTCGCCGGTTAAAACCAGCGGTAGCCGTGATGCGCTACTTGAGCAATTAGCGATCATCAATCCTGATCTGGTGGCACAGGAAGCGCAGAAACCGACGCCGCTGAAAGTCTCCGGCAGCAAAGCAGACATGTTCCAGGCAGTGAAGTCGGTTAAGCCCGATGCCATATTTGCCGACGAACTGCTGGATGCCTGGCGCGACAACCCTGGCGAAAAGATTCTGGTTACACGCCAGCAGCTGGCCACAGCGCGTGTAATTCAGTCTGCACTCCTTGCGCACCCGACCGCCGGCATGCTGCTGACACATCCAAGCCGCGCCGTTGAAGTGAGCTATTTCGGTTTCGACGACGAAACCGGATTAGAAGTGCGTGTACGCCCTGACCTCGAGATTGAATTAGACGGCGTGCGCATCGGTGCTGACCTGAAAACCATCAGCATGTGGAATGTGAAGCAAGAAAGCCTGCGCGCCAGACTGCACCGGGAAATCATTGACCGGGACTACCACCTCAGTGCGGCTATGTATTGCGAGACCGCGGCGCTGGACCAGTTCTTCTGGATTTTCGTCAACAAAGACGAGAACTACCACTGGATCGCCATCATCGAGGCGTCCACCGAACTGCTTGAACTGGGCATGCTCGAGTACCGTAAAACGATGCGCGCCATCGCAACCGGATTCGACACGGGCGAATGGCCAGCGCCGATCACTACCGATTACACCGATGAACTGAACGACTTCGACCTGCGCCGCCTCGAAGCGCTGCGCGCTCAGGCTTAA